The following coding sequences lie in one Acidobacteriota bacterium genomic window:
- a CDS encoding M48 family metalloprotease — translation MKLSKEMLSGCRQVGIAMSFLLLASPAIAQNSSAKPSATPAKQTASAKTEPLDENENPELIGKRNINKHQINFYSIDKEVGVGRQFAQEVDRSAKLVEDPIIVEYINKVGQNLVLHSDAKVPFTIKVVDADEVNAFALPGGFFYVNKGLILAADNEAELAGPMAHEIAHVAARHGVEQASKGEIVNWSTLPLIFVGGWGGFGARQAASIFIPVGFLKFSRNAEYEADMLGVQYLWATGYDPHAMATFFEKLQAQEKKKPGTINKIFSTHPVVGDRIERVNSLIARFPERSEYTINTSEFQQVKNRLISITNARATGGRGGATEADSKRPTLKRRQPGAPGENSDGSSTESAEPKERPTLRKQGEKPPGN, via the coding sequence ATGAAGTTATCGAAAGAAATGCTCTCAGGATGCAGGCAGGTCGGAATTGCAATGAGCTTTCTGCTGCTTGCCAGCCCTGCCATCGCTCAAAACAGTTCCGCCAAGCCTTCCGCCACACCTGCAAAACAAACCGCTTCCGCAAAAACAGAACCGCTTGATGAAAACGAAAATCCCGAATTGATCGGCAAGCGGAACATCAATAAACACCAGATCAACTTTTATTCGATAGACAAAGAGGTCGGCGTAGGCCGTCAGTTTGCTCAGGAAGTGGATCGTTCCGCCAAACTGGTTGAAGACCCCATCATCGTCGAATACATCAACAAGGTTGGTCAGAATCTAGTGCTGCATTCAGACGCCAAAGTTCCCTTCACCATCAAAGTGGTTGACGCTGACGAAGTGAACGCGTTCGCGTTGCCGGGCGGATTTTTCTACGTCAACAAGGGGTTGATTTTAGCGGCGGACAACGAAGCCGAATTGGCCGGGCCGATGGCGCATGAAATCGCTCACGTTGCCGCGCGTCACGGCGTCGAGCAAGCTTCCAAAGGCGAAATCGTCAACTGGAGCACCTTGCCGCTGATTTTTGTCGGTGGTTGGGGTGGTTTTGGAGCGCGTCAGGCCGCCAGCATTTTCATTCCGGTCGGGTTTTTGAAGTTCAGCCGCAATGCCGAATACGAAGCCGATATGCTGGGCGTGCAATATCTGTGGGCGACCGGGTATGACCCGCATGCGATGGCGACTTTCTTTGAAAAACTGCAAGCGCAGGAAAAGAAAAAGCCGGGCACGATCAACAAAATCTTCAGCACACATCCGGTGGTTGGCGACCGGATTGAGCGCGTGAATTCCTTGATTGCGCGATTCCCGGAACGTAGCGAATACACGATCAATACTTCGGAATTTCAGCAAGTCAAAAACCGTTTGATTTCGATCACCAATGCACGCGCAACTGGTGGACGCGGCGGAGCGACCGAAGCCGACAGCAAGCGTCCAACATTGAAGCGTCGTCAGCCGGGAGCGCCGGGCGAAAATTCAGATGGCAGCAGCACGGAATCTGCTGAGCCGAAAGAGCGTCCAACGCTTCGCAAACAAGGCGAAAAACCACCAGGAAACTAA
- the nth gene encoding endonuclease III: protein MKETKEQLKERTQKIIRALRKTYPEATCALNHSNPVELLIATILSAQCTDERVNLVTATLFRKYPTVADYANADPAELEKDISSVNFFRNKARSIQTTAKLLLEKHKGELPRTLEELTQLAGVGRKTANVVLGTAFGIPTGVVVDTHVARLTQLLGLTKNKDAEKIEQDLMELVPKKEWIDFSHRLIWHGRRVCKARKPNCAECSLEPLCPSSLLKSAQKK from the coding sequence ATGAAAGAAACCAAGGAACAATTGAAGGAACGAACCCAAAAAATCATTCGCGCATTGAGGAAAACCTATCCTGAAGCTACCTGTGCGCTGAATCATTCCAACCCGGTCGAACTGTTAATCGCCACAATTCTATCCGCACAATGCACGGATGAACGCGTCAACCTTGTCACGGCAACGCTGTTTCGCAAATACCCCACTGTGGCCGATTATGCCAATGCCGATCCGGCAGAACTTGAAAAAGACATCAGTTCGGTGAATTTCTTCCGCAACAAAGCCAGGTCTATTCAGACGACTGCCAAGTTGTTGCTGGAAAAACATAAGGGCGAATTGCCCAGGACGCTGGAAGAACTGACGCAACTTGCTGGCGTCGGTCGCAAAACCGCCAACGTTGTTTTGGGTACGGCTTTTGGGATTCCCACCGGTGTTGTCGTAGACACACACGTCGCCCGCCTGACGCAACTGCTTGGCCTGACAAAAAACAAAGACGCCGAAAAGATTGAACAAGATTTGATGGAGTTGGTGCCGAAAAAGGAATGGATTGATTTTTCGCACCGGCTGATCTGGCACGGTCGCCGTGTTTGCAAAGCGCGCAAACCAAATTGTGCCGAATGCTCACTGGAACCTCTCTGCCCATCCTCTTTACTGAAAAGCGCACAAAAAAAGTAG